From one Enterococcus sp. DIV2402 genomic stretch:
- the abc-f gene encoding ribosomal protection-like ABC-F family protein: MYIQANKISKNFSGTPLFENLTLQINENEKIGLVGQNGTGKTTLFQLLLGIEGIEEGVISRKKGVSIGWVPQQLTMSDRTAFEYISHSFVGLHELQAQLHHYEAKMMETTADLERILAYYGRLQQQFEEQGGYQLNDRIVTTLKGLGLAEQIQTPLHQLSGGERVRVELAKILIQENDVLLLDEPTNHLDLAGIQWLENYLKTTKSSFIVISHDRAFLDAVTKRIIEIEDGQLINYPGNYSRYIELKNARMVELSKNYELQQKEIQRIKRMIHRYRQWGNEGDNEAFFKKAKELERRLEKMILVKAPDVPKKRLRAIDQASRSGKEVIIAQQIGKIMGEKLLFTESDFAIYRGERVAIVGENGSGKTTLLRLIMNQEIVDEGQIKYGASLKLGYLPQQLTFPDTNQRILSYTKMFIGEEQKARQMLAQHGFFREDVTKRIGDLSGGEQVRLYLMRLLQQKINFLILDEPTNHLDIYVREEIEALLASFTGTILAVTHDRYFLKKNFETRLQIADEQIQKLPLDD; the protein is encoded by the coding sequence ATGTATATTCAAGCAAATAAGATCAGTAAAAATTTTAGTGGGACACCACTATTTGAAAACTTAACACTTCAGATTAATGAAAATGAAAAAATTGGTTTAGTGGGACAAAATGGTACGGGGAAAACGACCTTGTTTCAACTTTTATTAGGAATAGAAGGCATTGAAGAGGGCGTAATCAGCCGTAAAAAAGGGGTGTCAATCGGCTGGGTTCCGCAACAGCTAACGATGAGCGATAGAACAGCGTTTGAGTATATTAGTCACAGTTTTGTTGGATTACATGAATTACAAGCACAACTTCACCATTATGAAGCAAAAATGATGGAAACAACCGCCGATTTGGAACGTATTTTAGCGTATTATGGTCGCTTACAGCAGCAGTTTGAAGAACAAGGCGGTTATCAATTAAATGATCGAATTGTAACAACTCTAAAAGGCTTAGGTTTAGCAGAACAAATCCAGACACCGTTGCATCAACTGAGTGGTGGCGAACGTGTTCGTGTAGAGTTAGCTAAGATTTTAATTCAAGAAAATGATGTGTTACTTTTAGATGAACCAACCAATCATTTGGATTTAGCAGGGATTCAGTGGTTAGAAAATTATCTGAAGACCACGAAATCTTCGTTTATCGTGATTTCTCATGACCGAGCATTTTTGGATGCAGTTACTAAGCGGATCATTGAAATTGAAGACGGTCAGCTGATAAATTATCCAGGTAATTATAGTCGTTATATCGAATTGAAAAATGCTCGAATGGTTGAATTAAGTAAGAATTACGAGTTGCAACAAAAAGAAATTCAGCGAATCAAACGGATGATTCATCGGTATCGTCAATGGGGGAATGAAGGCGATAACGAAGCATTCTTTAAAAAAGCCAAAGAATTAGAACGACGTTTAGAAAAAATGATCTTAGTTAAAGCGCCTGATGTCCCTAAAAAGCGTTTGCGAGCCATTGATCAAGCCTCGCGTTCTGGAAAAGAAGTTATTATCGCGCAGCAAATTGGGAAGATTATGGGTGAAAAATTACTTTTTACAGAAAGTGATTTTGCGATTTATCGTGGTGAACGCGTCGCTATTGTCGGTGAAAATGGTTCTGGTAAAACGACGTTGTTACGTTTAATTATGAATCAAGAAATAGTAGATGAAGGACAAATCAAATATGGCGCTAGTTTGAAATTGGGGTATTTACCACAACAGCTAACTTTTCCCGATACAAATCAGCGTATATTATCGTACACGAAAATGTTTATTGGTGAGGAACAAAAAGCCAGACAGATGTTGGCACAGCACGGCTTTTTTAGGGAAGATGTCACCAAACGTATTGGTGATTTATCTGGTGGTGAGCAGGTGCGTCTGTATTTAATGCGGTTATTACAACAAAAAATCAACTTTTTGATTTTAGATGAGCCAACGAATCACTTAGATATTTATGTTCGTGAAGAGATTGAAGCGTTACTTGCAAGTTTTACTGGAACGATTTTAGCTGTAACACATGATCGCTATTTTCTAAAGAAAAATTTCGAGACACGTTTACAAATTGCTGACGAACAGATTCAAAAATTACCATTGGATGACTGA
- a CDS encoding glycoside hydrolase family 13 protein: MSKWWQEAIGYQIYPRSFKDTNHDGLGDINGIREKLSYLKELGVDFIWITPIYESPNVDNGYDISDYCAISADFGTMAEFQCLVQEAHDLDIKIIMDLVINHTSNQHYWFQESRKGGDNDYRDFYIWHPPVDGKEPNDWHAIFGGSVWEYDDLRGEYYFHAFAKEQPDLNWDSPAMRQKIFEMIEWWIEQGIDGFRIDAISHIKKDDWHRPFDFADVNGNYKNIEGIDVYLKELSALLKKHQVMSVGEANGVKAEEATAWVGEHGYFDMIFEFEHIDLWRTRNDEGIDLLSFKNALIRWQEALADGRGWNALYMENHDVPRSISAFGNDSLAYRTLSGKALAMTFMLLQGTPFIYQGQEIGMINNQFESIAQIDAVDSINLYESLIETGATIEEAMQVISGTTRDNARTPMQWDASTFAGFSEKEPWLAINENKNWLNVVEEQRNSASIYHFYKQLIALRKENPTFINGKFHYIELNSAHLFCYERKDDQACFTIVVNLGGTEQTCDYLSALQNQEIILANYEEDVTDCLRPYEARLYRK; this comes from the coding sequence ATGAGCAAATGGTGGCAAGAAGCAATTGGCTATCAAATATATCCAAGAAGCTTTAAAGATACCAATCATGACGGTTTAGGAGATATTAATGGTATCCGTGAAAAATTAAGTTATTTAAAAGAATTAGGGGTAGATTTTATTTGGATTACGCCAATTTATGAATCCCCAAATGTCGATAATGGGTATGATATTTCGGATTATTGTGCCATTTCTGCCGATTTTGGCACGATGGCAGAATTTCAATGCTTGGTCCAAGAAGCCCATGACTTAGACATTAAAATTATTATGGATTTGGTGATTAATCATACATCAAATCAACATTATTGGTTCCAAGAGTCACGAAAAGGTGGCGATAATGATTATCGTGATTTTTATATTTGGCATCCACCGGTTGATGGTAAAGAACCAAATGATTGGCATGCTATTTTTGGTGGTTCGGTTTGGGAATATGATGACCTGCGAGGCGAATATTATTTCCATGCCTTTGCTAAAGAGCAGCCAGACTTGAATTGGGATTCACCAGCAATGCGTCAAAAAATCTTCGAGATGATTGAATGGTGGATTGAACAAGGCATAGATGGATTCCGAATTGATGCAATTTCACATATTAAAAAAGATGACTGGCATCGCCCGTTTGATTTTGCTGATGTGAATGGCAATTATAAAAATATAGAAGGTATCGATGTTTACCTGAAAGAATTAAGTGCGCTATTGAAAAAACATCAAGTGATGTCAGTAGGAGAAGCCAACGGAGTCAAAGCCGAAGAAGCTACCGCTTGGGTCGGAGAACACGGCTATTTTGATATGATTTTTGAGTTTGAACATATTGATTTGTGGCGAACACGCAACGATGAAGGCATCGATTTATTGTCATTTAAAAATGCCTTGATTCGTTGGCAAGAAGCATTAGCTGACGGTCGTGGATGGAATGCGTTATATATGGAAAATCATGATGTTCCTCGCAGTATTTCTGCTTTTGGGAATGATTCACTCGCATATCGTACGCTTTCTGGCAAGGCATTGGCAATGACCTTTATGTTATTGCAAGGAACGCCATTTATTTATCAAGGACAAGAAATTGGGATGATTAATAACCAATTTGAAAGCATTGCGCAAATTGATGCTGTTGATTCTATAAATCTCTATGAAAGTTTAATTGAAACTGGAGCAACAATCGAAGAAGCCATGCAAGTCATTTCAGGAACTACTCGCGATAATGCCCGTACTCCGATGCAATGGGATGCCTCTACTTTTGCAGGTTTCTCGGAAAAAGAACCATGGTTAGCTATTAATGAAAATAAAAACTGGTTGAATGTCGTCGAAGAACAACGGAATTCAGCATCTATTTATCATTTTTACAAGCAATTAATTGCTTTACGTAAGGAAAATCCAACATTTATCAATGGAAAATTCCATTATATTGAACTGAATAGTGCCCATCTTTTCTGTTATGAAAGAAAAGATGACCAAGCGTGCTTTACAATTGTGGTTAATTTAGGGGGAACGGAACAAACGTGCGATTATTTAAGCGCATTACAAAATCAAGAAATTATTTTAGCAAATTATGAGGAGGACGTAACCGATTGTTTACGCCCATATGAAGCCCGGTTGTATAGAAAATAA
- a CDS encoding bifunctional transcriptional activator/DNA repair enzyme AdaA: MITAMDTRKEYYEALVRKDSTYDGIFFAAIKTTGVFCHATCTAKKPKFENCEFYLSAEEALLAGYRPCKRCTPLSFPKSLPDEVSELVAAIEANPNKHWREADFAQLGMTSATARRKFKQIYHMTFVQYARARRMGMAFKEIKSGSKVIEQQLNSGYQSSSGFNDAFTKIMGNPPKKGVVKILYASFISTPIGRMISLSDDSYLYLLEFLDRRGLEKEIEKMRRKYNARIIHGETVITQNLANELALYFKEELTHFTIPIHTEGSAFQEKVWQLLCDIPIGATVNYKDIAIQLGDKNKVRAVGNANGANQLAILIPCHRVINTNGELGGYGGGIARKKYLLDLERRMRAD, encoded by the coding sequence TTGATTACAGCAATGGATACCCGAAAAGAATATTATGAAGCACTTGTGAGGAAGGATTCTACGTATGATGGTATTTTTTTCGCAGCCATTAAAACAACCGGCGTGTTTTGCCATGCGACATGTACTGCCAAAAAACCAAAGTTTGAAAACTGTGAATTTTATCTTTCAGCTGAAGAAGCGTTATTAGCTGGATATCGACCTTGTAAGCGATGCACGCCGCTCTCTTTTCCTAAATCTTTACCCGATGAAGTGAGCGAATTAGTGGCAGCCATTGAAGCAAATCCAAACAAGCACTGGCGAGAAGCTGATTTTGCGCAATTAGGGATGACATCAGCAACTGCTAGAAGAAAATTCAAACAGATTTATCATATGACCTTTGTTCAATATGCCAGAGCTCGACGTATGGGAATGGCTTTTAAAGAAATTAAGAGTGGCAGCAAAGTGATTGAGCAGCAGCTGAATTCAGGCTACCAATCGTCTAGTGGATTTAATGATGCATTTACTAAAATTATGGGGAATCCACCCAAAAAAGGTGTCGTAAAAATTTTGTACGCTTCATTTATTTCAACGCCTATTGGTCGGATGATTAGCCTTTCAGATGATTCTTATCTATATTTATTGGAATTCTTGGATCGTCGGGGATTAGAAAAAGAAATTGAAAAAATGCGGAGAAAATACAACGCGAGAATTATTCACGGAGAGACTGTCATTACGCAAAATTTAGCCAACGAATTAGCGTTGTATTTTAAAGAAGAACTTACTCATTTTACAATTCCAATTCATACTGAAGGTTCAGCATTTCAAGAAAAAGTATGGCAGCTTTTATGTGACATTCCGATTGGGGCGACAGTGAATTATAAAGACATTGCCATCCAATTAGGGGATAAAAATAAAGTTCGAGCAGTGGGCAATGCGAATGGTGCCAATCAATTAGCTATTCTCATTCCTTGTCACCGTGTCATTAATACTAATGGAGAACTAGGCGGATATGGTGGGGGTATCGCTCGTAAAAAATATCTGTTAGATTTAGAGCGAAGAATGCGTGCTGACTAA
- a CDS encoding amphi-Trp domain-containing protein: MREPKPMTEILIDHEEKQSLVAFATTLETIAKKLKEQGSFQFVQGTKAISITPSEQLKVEYSYTKKADKHSFEIEFDWSEGQKEMPSMSIE, encoded by the coding sequence ATGCGTGAACCAAAACCAATGACAGAAATATTGATTGACCATGAAGAGAAACAGTCACTTGTTGCCTTTGCTACGACATTAGAAACCATTGCTAAAAAATTAAAAGAACAAGGTAGCTTTCAATTTGTTCAAGGAACCAAAGCAATTTCTATTACGCCAAGTGAACAGCTAAAAGTTGAATACAGCTATACAAAAAAAGCGGATAAACATTCTTTTGAAATAGAATTCGACTGGTCTGAAGGACAAAAAGAAATGCCTTCAATGTCAATTGAATAA
- a CDS encoding ABC transporter ATP-binding protein/permease, giving the protein MLELKDIKKHYTVGSTTTKALDGVSVAFRKQEFVAILGPSGSGKTTMLNVIGGLDKYDSGDMIINGKSTKTFKDRDWDAYRNNSIGFIFQSYNLISHQGIIDNVELGMTLSGISKSERREKAEDALRRVGLGDHMNKRPNQLSGGQMQRVAIARALANDPDILLCDEPTGALDSETSVQIMELIQELSKEKLVVMVTHNPELANQYADRIIEFSDGRIQNDTHPHIEGEKKDEFHLTHTKMKFTTALRLSFNNIRTKKGRTFLTSFASSIGIISIAIVLSLSTGFQKQIDNTQSETLSQFPITISQVTTEQDPENFQNSTSKGTFPTEKEVTAKISDADRAQHTNKIDQEYIDYIENIDPDLSNNIGYTRLVNMNLLREIDGKPEMVKFSNEAADSQTGSMMSMMAAQTGVGISSFPQQLDPDKGNFLKDNYSLLEGSYPENANDVVLIIDKNNTTNINSLKNLGFDVKDGEKIAFSDIIGTNVTLAYNDAFYTELPTGNFIPNQDLEAVYDNSDNEELTISGVLRIKDSSTMDLLAPGIAYSDTLAQKIIEKNSDSAIVKAQKDSDINVMTNEQLDDTAKDNFLNYLGASTTPSSIMLYPNDFKSKDQVLDYLDAYNKGKSKEDTIIYSDLAGTMTQLTGGLMDAITYVLIAFAGISLVTSMIMIGIITYTSVLERTKEIGVLKALGARKKDITRVFDAETAILGVASGSLGVAIAYLATFPINAVLYNLTELENVATLNPVHGLILIIISTVLTMIGGHIPARMAAKKDAAIALRAD; this is encoded by the coding sequence ATGTTAGAATTAAAAGATATTAAGAAACATTACACGGTTGGTTCAACCACAACAAAAGCCTTAGATGGCGTTTCGGTCGCTTTTCGTAAGCAGGAATTTGTTGCCATTTTAGGGCCAAGTGGTTCTGGTAAGACCACAATGTTAAATGTCATTGGTGGTTTGGATAAATATGATTCTGGTGATATGATCATCAATGGGAAATCAACCAAAACTTTCAAAGATCGTGATTGGGATGCTTACCGAAATAACTCGATTGGCTTTATCTTCCAAAGTTATAACTTGATTAGCCATCAAGGAATTATTGATAACGTCGAATTAGGGATGACGTTGAGTGGGATTTCAAAATCAGAGCGTCGCGAAAAAGCCGAAGATGCGTTACGTCGAGTTGGTTTAGGCGATCATATGAACAAAAGACCCAATCAATTATCTGGTGGACAAATGCAACGTGTGGCAATCGCTCGCGCATTAGCCAATGATCCAGATATTTTACTTTGTGATGAACCAACAGGGGCGTTGGATTCAGAAACAAGTGTTCAAATTATGGAGTTAATTCAAGAATTATCCAAAGAAAAATTAGTTGTTATGGTGACCCATAATCCAGAATTAGCCAACCAATATGCTGATCGTATTATTGAATTTTCTGATGGTCGCATCCAAAATGATACCCATCCACACATTGAAGGTGAAAAGAAAGACGAATTTCATTTAACACATACAAAAATGAAGTTCACGACAGCCTTGCGTTTATCTTTCAATAATATCCGTACTAAAAAAGGACGAACTTTTTTAACTTCCTTTGCATCTAGTATCGGTATCATCAGTATCGCGATTGTCTTGTCGCTATCAACGGGCTTCCAAAAACAAATTGATAATACACAGTCCGAGACGTTATCACAGTTTCCAATTACTATTTCTCAAGTGACAACTGAACAAGATCCCGAAAACTTCCAAAACAGTACGTCAAAAGGAACCTTCCCTACTGAAAAAGAAGTGACTGCCAAAATCAGTGATGCCGACCGCGCACAACATACCAATAAAATCGATCAAGAATATATCGATTACATTGAAAATATCGATCCTGATTTGAGTAATAATATTGGTTATACACGTTTAGTCAATATGAATTTATTACGTGAAATCGATGGTAAACCAGAAATGGTGAAATTCTCTAACGAAGCAGCTGATAGCCAAACCGGTTCGATGATGTCCATGATGGCAGCCCAAACTGGTGTCGGGATTTCTTCATTCCCACAACAATTAGATCCAGACAAAGGGAACTTTTTGAAAGATAACTACTCATTACTTGAAGGAAGTTATCCTGAAAACGCGAATGATGTAGTCTTAATTATTGATAAAAACAACACCACAAACATTAACTCTTTGAAAAACTTAGGGTTTGACGTTAAAGATGGTGAAAAAATTGCCTTTTCAGATATCATTGGTACCAACGTTACCTTAGCGTATAATGATGCATTTTACACTGAATTACCCACAGGCAACTTTATTCCAAATCAAGATTTAGAAGCGGTCTATGATAACAGCGACAATGAAGAATTGACAATTTCAGGCGTGTTACGAATTAAAGATTCATCAACAATGGATCTATTAGCACCTGGTATTGCCTACAGCGATACGCTAGCTCAAAAAATCATTGAAAAAAACAGTGACTCTGCGATTGTTAAGGCACAAAAAGACAGCGATATAAATGTCATGACCAATGAGCAATTAGATGACACAGCTAAAGATAATTTTTTGAATTATCTTGGAGCAAGTACTACACCATCTAGCATTATGTTATATCCAAATGACTTTAAATCAAAAGATCAAGTATTAGATTATTTAGATGCGTATAACAAAGGTAAAAGTAAAGAAGATACAATCATTTACAGTGATTTAGCTGGAACGATGACACAATTAACTGGTGGCTTAATGGACGCTATTACCTACGTTTTAATTGCTTTTGCGGGTATTTCACTTGTAACAAGTATGATTATGATTGGTATTATCACTTATACTTCTGTGCTAGAACGTACCAAAGAAATTGGGGTTCTAAAAGCCTTAGGAGCACGTAAAAAAGATATTACACGAGTATTTGACGCCGAAACAGCTATTTTAGGAGTAGCATCTGGGTCACTAGGGGTAGCAATTGCTTACCTAGCAACTTTCCCAATCAATGCTGTCTTATACAACTTGACTGAACTAGAAAATGTCGCAACCTTAAACCCAGTTCATGGATTAATTTTAATTATCATCAGCACAGTATTAACGATGATTGGTGGACATATTCCTGCACGCATGGCAGCTAAAAAAGATGCCGCTATCGCTTTACGTGCGGACTAG
- a CDS encoding MarR family winged helix-turn-helix transcriptional regulator, protein MKQPSELDISVFTDIFSFMSQLIFQDLEVDLADLKLTKMEIIIVLIVATNEGISMTELAQQVGTSKVQISRSITNLENRQIVQRKHNQTNRRIVNVFTTKEGKALFAQKEKQVKHKLAETFSILTPEDYQTVTNHLTGALEVLAKYKQMNVSRCVPTELLE, encoded by the coding sequence ATGAAGCAACCATCAGAATTAGATATTTCGGTATTTACGGATATTTTTTCTTTTATGAGTCAGTTGATTTTTCAAGATTTAGAAGTAGATTTAGCAGATTTAAAACTAACTAAAATGGAAATAATAATTGTTTTAATTGTGGCAACAAATGAAGGCATTTCTATGACAGAATTAGCCCAACAAGTGGGAACTTCTAAAGTTCAGATTAGTCGTTCCATTACTAATTTGGAAAATCGTCAAATTGTTCAACGGAAACATAATCAAACAAATCGTCGCATCGTGAATGTTTTTACCACGAAAGAGGGCAAGGCGTTATTTGCACAAAAAGAAAAGCAAGTGAAACATAAATTAGCCGAGACGTTTTCTATATTAACGCCAGAAGATTATCAAACGGTTACGAATCATTTGACAGGGGCGTTGGAAGTATTAGCGAAGTACAAACAAATGAATGTTTCAAGATGTGTGCCTACAGAGCTGTTAGAATAA
- a CDS encoding glycoside hydrolase family 13 protein, with amino-acid sequence MEKQAILHKTKSNYAYAYDAQTLHFRLRSKRDDLLSVTLLIDHEDGWLPNEKGVWMWQKKQVTMRKEFSTELFDYWFAEIQPHNLKARYGFLLDDGQTQVLFVERGFFSPDDEFIQNDINSYFSFPYIHENDLFVAPAWVKETVWYQIFPERFANGDVTNDPQKTHAWSSASSAVLGEFEFYGGDLRGIINKLPYLADLGISGIYLTPIFKSPTSHKYDTEDYFEIDPHFGTKEDLRELVDKAHQLGIRIMLDAVFNHIGWTSYQFKDAQTKGKTSKYYDWFYFEEDSYLNFSYHMPKLNTSHPEVIDYLIQVASYWILEADIDGWRLDVANEVDHQFWKKFRAAVKSIKPDVYICGELWHDSQAWLNGDQFDGVMNYPLAKPIQEWLATERLNGYEFLEQFVHAYTRYPKNQNLGMMTLLDSHDTPRIITSAQNDYRKVDMCFALLATTPGSICFYYGSEIYLQGEDDPDNRRCMNWEVTPTSNIAKLTQLRKNYPTVGYAGEYDFLSVTDYTIIFKKCSIDETIYFVFHTKGRETVDVPKEMQGQTFVELIHSQLIPLSEQLQLDEYSYLILKKS; translated from the coding sequence ATGGAGAAACAAGCAATTTTACACAAAACTAAAAGCAATTATGCCTATGCGTATGATGCACAAACGCTTCATTTTCGTCTGAGAAGTAAACGTGATGATTTACTCTCTGTCACTCTATTAATTGATCATGAAGATGGTTGGTTACCCAATGAAAAAGGGGTCTGGATGTGGCAGAAAAAACAAGTAACCATGCGTAAAGAATTTTCAACGGAGTTATTTGATTATTGGTTTGCAGAAATACAACCACATAATTTGAAAGCTAGATATGGTTTTTTGTTAGACGATGGACAAACACAAGTCCTATTTGTAGAGCGTGGTTTCTTTTCGCCAGATGATGAATTTATTCAAAATGACATTAATAGTTATTTTTCGTTTCCGTACATCCATGAGAACGATTTGTTTGTAGCACCAGCATGGGTCAAAGAGACGGTCTGGTATCAGATTTTTCCAGAACGTTTTGCGAATGGCGATGTGACAAACGATCCGCAAAAAACACATGCTTGGTCAAGTGCATCGTCAGCGGTGTTAGGAGAATTCGAATTTTATGGAGGAGATTTGCGTGGAATCATCAATAAATTACCCTACTTGGCTGATTTAGGAATCTCGGGAATTTATCTCACGCCTATTTTTAAATCACCAACCTCTCATAAATACGATACAGAAGATTATTTTGAGATTGATCCACATTTCGGAACGAAAGAAGATTTACGAGAATTAGTAGATAAAGCACATCAATTAGGGATACGTATTATGTTAGATGCGGTCTTCAATCATATTGGCTGGACTTCTTATCAATTTAAAGATGCGCAAACCAAAGGCAAAACATCTAAGTATTACGATTGGTTCTATTTTGAAGAAGATTCTTATTTGAATTTTTCTTATCATATGCCCAAGCTAAATACTAGTCATCCAGAAGTCATTGACTATTTGATTCAAGTAGCGAGTTATTGGATCCTCGAAGCAGATATTGATGGTTGGCGCTTGGATGTCGCTAATGAGGTAGATCATCAATTTTGGAAGAAATTTAGAGCAGCAGTCAAATCCATTAAGCCAGATGTCTATATTTGTGGAGAACTGTGGCACGATAGTCAAGCATGGCTCAATGGCGATCAATTTGATGGGGTGATGAATTATCCTTTAGCTAAGCCTATCCAAGAATGGCTTGCGACTGAACGACTGAATGGTTATGAATTTCTTGAACAGTTTGTTCATGCGTATACTCGTTATCCTAAAAATCAAAATCTGGGTATGATGACTTTGTTAGATAGTCATGATACCCCAAGAATTATCACCAGTGCGCAAAACGATTATCGTAAAGTTGATATGTGCTTTGCTTTATTGGCAACGACGCCAGGGTCCATTTGTTTTTATTATGGAAGTGAAATTTATCTCCAAGGCGAAGACGATCCGGATAATCGTCGCTGCATGAATTGGGAAGTCACGCCAACGAGCAATATTGCTAAATTAACCCAATTACGAAAAAATTATCCAACGGTTGGTTATGCAGGCGAATATGACTTTTTAAGTGTCACAGACTATACGATTATCTTTAAGAAATGTTCCATTGACGAAACGATTTATTTTGTCTTTCATACAAAAGGGAGAGAGACAGTGGATGTACCTAAAGAAATGCAAGGACAAACATTTGTTGAGTTGATTCACTCTCAACTGATTCCTTTAAGCGAACAACTTCAACTAGACGAATATAGTTATTTGATTTTGAAGAAATCCTAA
- a CDS encoding sugar ABC transporter permease, with protein sequence MEAKKKNKSYKSSQRISLTGSYILLIVMSIVWMFPIVWIILSSFRAEGGAFVPYIIPKSFTLDNYKILLSNTTGSFPFVRWFLNTLFVATISCILSTFITIAMAYALSRLRFRMRKPILKIALVLNMFPGFMSMFAIYYILKALDLTQTKFALILVYSAGAALGFYIAKGFFDTIPMALDESAMIDGANKWQIFTKITLPLSKPMIVYTSLMAFMGPWMDFIFAKVIMGDKVENYTVAIGLFSMMTKTTANSLFMAFTAGCVLIAIPITILFIFMQRFYVAGITSGSVKE encoded by the coding sequence ATGGAAGCAAAAAAGAAAAATAAAAGCTATAAATCAAGTCAACGAATTTCCTTAACTGGAAGTTATATCTTATTAATCGTCATGTCTATTGTCTGGATGTTCCCGATTGTTTGGATTATATTATCGAGTTTTCGTGCAGAAGGTGGCGCGTTTGTTCCGTATATCATCCCTAAATCGTTCACATTAGATAACTATAAAATCTTATTAAGTAATACAACAGGTAGTTTCCCATTTGTCCGTTGGTTCTTAAACACGTTGTTTGTGGCAACAATTAGTTGTATTTTATCCACTTTTATTACCATCGCAATGGCTTATGCGCTTTCTCGTTTACGTTTTAGAATGCGTAAACCAATTTTGAAAATCGCGTTAGTATTGAACATGTTCCCAGGATTTATGAGCATGTTTGCGATTTATTACATTTTAAAAGCTTTGGATTTAACTCAAACAAAATTTGCGTTAATTTTAGTTTATTCTGCTGGTGCAGCCCTTGGATTTTACATTGCCAAAGGATTCTTTGATACAATTCCAATGGCTCTGGATGAATCAGCTATGATTGATGGTGCGAATAAATGGCAAATCTTCACAAAAATTACGTTGCCTTTATCTAAACCAATGATTGTTTATACCTCTTTAATGGCATTTATGGGACCTTGGATGGACTTCATCTTTGCCAAAGTAATTATGGGTGATAAAGTTGAAAACTATACTGTAGCGATTGGGCTGTTCTCAATGATGACAAAAACAACAGCCAACTCATTGTTTATGGCGTTTACCGCTGGCTGTGTCTTAATCGCCATCCCAATTACAATTTTATTTATCTTCATGCAACGCTTCTATGTTGCTGGAATCACTTCTGGTTCTGTAAAAGAATAA